A part of Eubacterium sp. AB3007 genomic DNA contains:
- a CDS encoding adenosylhomocysteinase — MERYEIRDIALAPSGHTKIEWVRHNMPLLAGLEEEFRIEKPFQGLRISLSVHLEAKTAYLCLVLAAGGAQMAVTGSNSLSTQDDVAAALVEDGLSVFAIHGATPEEYAHHIEMCLSHKPHIIIDDGGDLVSMLHKERPDLAENVLGGCEETTTGVIRLKAMEKEGVLKFPMVAVNDADCKHLFDNRYGTGQSVWDSIMRNTNLIVASKTVVVVGYGWCSRGIAMRAAALGARVIVTEIDPVKAIEARMDGYEVMPMAEAAPRGDLFVSATGCCKTITVPHMLTMKDRAILCNAGHFDCEVDMAGLEAAALEKKETRANITGYRLENGKWINVIGEGKLVNIAAADGHPAEIMDMSFAVQALSALYIKEHYGELGKRVVDVSSEIDDLVARRKLAAWGISIDTLTEEQEDYLNSWNLE, encoded by the coding sequence ATGGAACGATACGAGATCAGAGATATTGCGCTGGCACCCTCCGGTCATACCAAGATCGAGTGGGTCCGTCATAATATGCCGTTGCTGGCAGGGTTGGAGGAGGAATTCCGCATAGAAAAGCCCTTTCAGGGGCTGCGGATCTCCCTGTCAGTCCATCTGGAAGCGAAGACTGCCTACCTGTGCCTGGTGTTGGCCGCGGGCGGCGCACAGATGGCTGTTACCGGAAGTAATTCCTTGTCCACACAGGACGATGTAGCTGCCGCCCTGGTGGAGGATGGGCTCTCTGTTTTTGCCATCCATGGGGCAACTCCGGAAGAGTATGCGCACCATATCGAGATGTGTCTGTCCCATAAGCCGCACATCATCATAGATGATGGCGGAGATCTGGTGTCCATGCTGCACAAGGAACGGCCGGACCTGGCGGAGAACGTGCTGGGGGGATGCGAAGAGACGACCACCGGCGTCATTCGCCTGAAAGCCATGGAGAAGGAAGGTGTACTGAAGTTCCCCATGGTGGCGGTGAACGATGCGGACTGTAAGCACCTGTTCGACAACCGGTATGGTACCGGTCAGTCTGTCTGGGACAGCATCATGCGCAACACCAACCTGATCGTGGCTTCCAAGACTGTCGTGGTGGTGGGTTACGGATGGTGCAGCCGTGGCATCGCCATGCGGGCTGCAGCTCTGGGGGCGCGGGTCATCGTAACTGAGATCGATCCGGTGAAGGCCATCGAGGCGCGGATGGATGGCTATGAGGTGATGCCTATGGCAGAAGCAGCACCGCGCGGTGACCTGTTCGTCAGTGCCACCGGCTGCTGCAAGACCATCACTGTACCGCATATGCTGACCATGAAAGACCGGGCAATCTTGTGCAATGCAGGCCACTTCGACTGCGAAGTGGATATGGCAGGTCTGGAAGCCGCTGCCCTTGAGAAGAAGGAGACAAGAGCCAATATCACCGGGTATCGTCTGGAGAACGGCAAGTGGATCAACGTGATCGGTGAAGGAAAACTGGTGAACATCGCTGCAGCGGATGGTCATCCGGCAGAGATTATGGATATGAGTTTTGCGGTACAGGCGCTTTCGGCTTTGTACATCAAGGAGCACTACGGAGAGCTGGGCAAGCGCGTAGTGGATGTCAGCAGCGAGATCGATGACCTGGTGGCGCGGCGCAAACTGGCTGCCTGGGGAATCAGCATCGATACGCTGACCGAGGAACAGGAAGACTACCTGAACAGTTGGAATCTGGAATAA
- a CDS encoding tyrosine-protein phosphatase, with protein sequence MRRIRMLLLLIMIAVLVSMDVGAVFAVSNPVRLSDHEVKMDRVFNFRDMGGYRTSSGKRVRSGVLYRSGELTYASDTDIRRMSEQMGIRKILDLRYVADRKYCPDRKVPGAVFVHIPIKQERKLADQKAIKRNARFTTLGKSAESARFYGTFAGSRRKVVRKNTTNLVNSKASRKAYRAYFRHLLKNRQGDPLLVHCIAGKDRTGIASCMTLIALGVDEKTAIRDYCLTNNVYTKYGAGTYGKYSRGVSEADLRYALRKMKKKYGSYRKFFRKAYGLNDKDLKQLKAIYLE encoded by the coding sequence ATGAGAAGAATCAGAATGCTTCTGTTATTGATCATGATCGCTGTGCTCGTATCTATGGATGTGGGCGCAGTTTTTGCGGTGTCCAATCCCGTTCGCCTGTCTGATCATGAGGTGAAGATGGATCGCGTGTTCAATTTTCGCGATATGGGAGGATACCGGACCAGCAGTGGGAAGAGGGTCCGCAGTGGCGTGCTGTATCGAAGCGGGGAACTGACCTACGCCTCGGATACGGATATCAGACGCATGTCGGAACAGATGGGGATACGCAAGATCCTGGATCTGCGGTATGTGGCGGATCGGAAGTATTGTCCGGATCGGAAGGTCCCTGGGGCAGTCTTTGTGCATATACCTATCAAGCAGGAGCGGAAGCTTGCGGATCAGAAGGCCATCAAGCGGAATGCCCGGTTCACCACTCTGGGGAAGAGCGCGGAATCTGCCAGGTTCTACGGGACTTTTGCCGGGAGCCGCCGCAAGGTGGTCAGGAAGAACACCACCAACCTTGTTAACAGCAAGGCCTCCAGGAAGGCTTATCGTGCCTATTTCCGGCACTTGCTGAAAAACAGGCAGGGGGACCCTTTACTGGTGCACTGTATCGCAGGCAAAGACAGAACAGGCATTGCCTCCTGCATGACCCTGATCGCCCTCGGTGTGGATGAGAAGACGGCAATCAGAGATTACTGCCTGACCAACAACGTCTACACGAAATACGGGGCAGGCACATATGGCAAATACAGCCGGGGCGTTTCAGAGGCGGATCTTCGTTACGCACTCCGCAAGATGAAGAAGAAATACGGTTCCTACCGGAAGTTTTTCCGGAAAGCCTATGGCCTGAATGATAAGGATCTGAAGCAGTTGAAGGCGATCTATCTGGAATAG
- the hpf gene encoding ribosome hibernation-promoting factor, HPF/YfiA family produces MKVNITGKNFNTYQKLQDTVEKKFDKLSKFFSDEIVANIVLSKERGKDKIEATINAKGAVFRAEEVTQDIHEGIDIVIDKLSSQMSKFKGKLRKRYNDNKALKFEYLPEMDEEVEEVRVVRSKKFQLTPMSVDEAILEMEMLSHDFFVFLDMETDSVNVVYKRKDGNYGLLETTY; encoded by the coding sequence ATGAAGGTTAACATCACAGGAAAGAATTTCAACACCTATCAGAAGCTGCAGGACACCGTTGAGAAGAAGTTCGACAAACTCAGCAAGTTCTTTTCCGATGAGATCGTTGCCAATATCGTCCTCTCCAAGGAAAGAGGCAAGGACAAGATCGAGGCCACGATCAATGCCAAGGGTGCTGTGTTCAGAGCTGAAGAGGTGACGCAGGATATTCATGAGGGAATCGATATCGTTATCGACAAACTTTCCAGTCAGATGTCTAAGTTCAAGGGCAAGCTGCGCAAACGTTACAATGATAACAAGGCTCTCAAGTTCGAATACCTGCCAGAGATGGACGAGGAAGTGGAGGAGGTCAGAGTCGTCCGGAGCAAGAAGTTCCAGCTCACTCCTATGAGCGTAGATGAGGCGATTTTGGAGATGGAGATGCTTTCCCATGACTTCTTCGTATTCCTGGATATGGAGACAGATAGTGTCAATGTGGTATATAAGAGAAAGGACGGCAATTACGGCCTCCTGGAGACCACTTATTGA
- a CDS encoding YbbR-like domain-containing protein has translation MLQSKKGNLILALILAIALWAYVVGEKNPDVSKEYKSIPITITNSDILEDEDMAVASVSTSKLNVKLSGNRSVISKVNAEDIDATVDVSKASLGENNLKIHLKVPGNTYVVQQSITEVTVRVEQRVRDNKSVEVKYRGKTEEGVEPSLLGVDPEEVEVAGVEGRVSRVDHVQATVKVSKVGDSESSVKSTLTPVDKNGKKVENVSLSQKQAIVSSILYYTKEVPLDVPVNGDSDAKYERTVEAPETIVVKGDSAVLETMDSITAEPVDISNITEDKKIKIIPVLPEGITVARESEKLYLTVSVKSLLRDKTVTLDPAAIGISGVGEGLSAEVISTDITVKLTGTSEALESVDAASVSASCDVSGLAEGTHKVALKVSSSVKNVQVDDHTGKVQVKLTADPGQEEGQEKKGR, from the coding sequence ATGCTACAAAGTAAAAAAGGCAATCTCATCCTTGCCCTGATCCTTGCCATCGCGTTATGGGCCTACGTGGTGGGAGAGAAGAACCCGGATGTGTCCAAGGAATATAAGTCGATACCGATCACCATCACCAACAGCGATATCCTGGAGGATGAGGACATGGCAGTTGCCAGTGTCAGTACCTCCAAACTGAATGTTAAGCTCTCTGGTAACCGGTCTGTGATCTCCAAGGTAAATGCTGAGGACATCGATGCTACGGTAGATGTTTCGAAAGCATCGCTGGGAGAGAACAACCTGAAGATCCATCTCAAAGTACCGGGGAACACCTACGTGGTGCAACAGAGCATCACGGAAGTTACCGTACGAGTGGAACAACGAGTGAGAGATAACAAGTCGGTAGAGGTGAAATACCGTGGGAAGACCGAGGAAGGCGTGGAGCCTTCCCTGCTGGGAGTTGATCCCGAAGAGGTGGAAGTCGCCGGCGTAGAGGGGAGAGTGAGCCGTGTAGATCATGTGCAGGCCACTGTGAAGGTTTCCAAGGTAGGAGACAGCGAAAGCTCCGTGAAGAGTACCCTGACCCCGGTAGACAAGAATGGCAAGAAGGTAGAGAACGTGAGTCTTTCGCAGAAACAGGCCATCGTCAGTTCCATCCTATATTATACAAAGGAAGTTCCACTGGATGTGCCTGTGAACGGAGATTCGGACGCGAAATATGAACGGACGGTGGAAGCACCGGAAACCATCGTAGTAAAAGGAGACAGCGCTGTTCTGGAGACTATGGACTCCATCACCGCGGAGCCTGTGGATATATCCAACATTACCGAAGATAAGAAAATCAAGATCATCCCGGTGCTCCCGGAGGGGATCACGGTGGCAAGAGAGTCGGAGAAGCTGTATCTTACTGTCAGCGTGAAGTCTCTGTTGAGGGACAAGACTGTAACACTGGATCCTGCGGCGATCGGGATCAGTGGCGTGGGAGAAGGGCTGTCGGCAGAGGTCATTTCTACGGATATCACCGTTAAACTCACGGGGACCAGTGAAGCACTGGAGAGTGTTGATGCTGCAAGTGTATCTGCATCCTGCGATGTCAGCGGCCTTGCGGAGGGCACCCATAAGGTCGCTCTGAAGGTGAGCAGTTCTGTCAAGAACGTTCAGGTCGATGATCACACAGGAAAGGTGCAGGTGAAGCTTACAGCAGACCCTGGACAAGAGGAAGGACAAGAAAAGAAAGGAAGATAG
- a CDS encoding glycerophosphodiester phosphodiesterase family protein yields MKRVLVAIMALALVIALWPMEAGFAFGEETAATPPETVGGQEDANDPQEEPSGIEQEPQQETPKESDTPEAPVTMQGKVQDVPTVLPNVLHRSRTSVVIRAEAGIEYTIDGGKTIRKAGNGATTIAFLDLKPGTTYTVQSRTPRSAEADPSPWNAGTRVTTLSAPGKLVVNATKKGPKLNYSSIRATRGQSFQLVLTGSKKGKLVKLKKAKKKIIAVKKTGKNKWKVTLLAPGSATIKIKVKGKKYKCAVKVLPYKIGKHDNQFFAHRGLANNFPENSRVALTKGMQAGFVGTNFDLWPSKPDSKGNFEFIVSHDNQLKDMTSTKGLITGTTAAKILKLKVTKGKNAKKYNQRMMRMEDAIAITDKYKGKGQIEMKSNPGKPWTRKQTDELAKRLNKVAHPERYEVEAMDPASLRNFRDSKKNYSRLSRVKLNLVCAELSGNTTSYAKACVKLRFDNMPTYYGKITKNVVKDCRSKGIGISGYAHINEDSNLVAKKTESLDLDALIVPSIPWSSGQ; encoded by the coding sequence ATGAAAAGAGTACTTGTGGCGATCATGGCCCTTGCGCTGGTGATCGCATTGTGGCCGATGGAGGCAGGCTTTGCGTTTGGAGAGGAGACCGCGGCAACCCCGCCGGAAACAGTAGGGGGGCAGGAGGATGCAAACGATCCTCAAGAGGAACCTTCTGGGATTGAACAGGAGCCGCAGCAGGAGACACCGAAGGAGTCCGATACACCGGAGGCGCCGGTCACCATGCAGGGGAAAGTGCAGGATGTGCCGACCGTGCTTCCGAACGTGCTCCACAGGAGCAGGACCAGCGTGGTGATCCGAGCAGAGGCTGGCATCGAGTACACCATCGATGGAGGAAAGACCATACGGAAGGCCGGAAATGGGGCAACCACCATCGCGTTTCTGGATTTGAAGCCGGGAACCACCTATACGGTACAGAGCAGGACTCCGAGATCTGCAGAGGCAGACCCATCTCCCTGGAACGCCGGTACCAGAGTCACTACACTGAGTGCACCGGGTAAGCTGGTGGTGAACGCTACCAAGAAGGGACCGAAACTCAACTACAGCAGTATCCGCGCTACCAGAGGACAGAGTTTTCAACTGGTGCTGACCGGAAGCAAGAAGGGGAAGCTGGTCAAGCTAAAGAAGGCGAAGAAGAAGATCATCGCTGTGAAGAAGACCGGAAAAAACAAATGGAAGGTGACCCTGCTCGCGCCAGGGAGCGCCACCATCAAGATCAAGGTCAAGGGAAAGAAATACAAGTGTGCCGTCAAGGTTCTTCCGTATAAGATCGGCAAGCACGACAACCAGTTCTTTGCGCACCGAGGGCTTGCCAACAACTTCCCGGAGAACTCCAGGGTAGCGCTGACCAAGGGGATGCAGGCAGGGTTCGTCGGAACCAATTTCGACTTGTGGCCCAGCAAGCCAGACAGCAAGGGGAATTTTGAGTTCATCGTCAGCCATGACAACCAGCTGAAGGATATGACCTCCACCAAGGGTTTGATCACTGGGACTACGGCGGCCAAGATCCTGAAGTTGAAGGTAACCAAGGGAAAGAATGCCAAGAAATACAACCAGAGGATGATGCGAATGGAGGATGCTATCGCCATTACGGATAAGTACAAGGGCAAAGGGCAGATCGAGATGAAGTCCAACCCTGGGAAACCCTGGACCAGAAAGCAAACGGACGAGCTGGCGAAGCGGCTGAATAAGGTGGCGCATCCAGAACGCTATGAGGTGGAAGCCATGGACCCCGCTTCCCTCCGCAACTTCCGGGACAGCAAGAAGAACTATTCACGCCTGTCCAGGGTGAAACTGAACCTGGTCTGTGCGGAGCTTTCCGGGAACACCACCTCCTACGCCAAGGCGTGTGTCAAGTTGAGATTCGACAACATGCCCACATACTACGGAAAGATCACAAAGAACGTGGTGAAGGACTGCCGCAGCAAAGGCATCGGCATTTCCGGGTACGCACATATCAACGAGGATTCCAATCTGGTGGCCAAGAAGACCGAGTCTCTGGATCTGGATGCTCTGATCGTTCCCTCCATCCCCTGGTCTTCCGGACAGTAA
- a CDS encoding glycerophosphodiester phosphodiesterase family protein has protein sequence MRKEHMEKQVRKNIAIVIAVVMVVSMFGFLEGGFVHGASAAPVFRTKQGARLSYRSVTATRDLSFQIALKGKAGKLIASRKGIVRIGKIGKNRWQVTCLKPGKTTLRVKKHKGKKYRCKVQVLPYRIGKRSQVFIGHRGYAEKYPENSAIALKKAMKVGFRGVAFDLIPTRPDSSGRFDFAVSHDDSLKKMTSRKGLIRETLAQDIRRTKITKGRGARKSRQKMILLADAVDLTKKYGGIAQIEMKGNWTSVQTDRLAAALKSRKVPATWQIEAVDEGTLTRFAESQAKVGLDLELNLVVQKAMDAMGKIERAKTSGFDNIHINSRIVNQQVVDRCREENIGIGAYAGMHSDANKTAKDLEMFRLDWICVSDIPWA, from the coding sequence ATGAGAAAGGAGCATATGGAGAAACAAGTCAGGAAAAACATCGCCATCGTCATCGCTGTTGTGATGGTTGTCAGTATGTTTGGCTTCCTGGAGGGAGGCTTTGTGCACGGAGCGTCGGCGGCGCCGGTCTTTCGCACAAAGCAAGGGGCCAGGCTCAGCTATCGCAGCGTCACTGCCACCAGGGATCTTAGCTTCCAGATCGCCCTGAAAGGGAAGGCCGGAAAGCTCATAGCCTCCAGGAAGGGAATCGTCCGGATCGGCAAGATCGGAAAGAACCGGTGGCAGGTCACCTGTCTGAAGCCCGGAAAGACCACCCTGCGTGTAAAAAAACACAAGGGAAAGAAATACCGGTGCAAGGTGCAGGTGCTGCCGTACAGGATCGGAAAACGCAGCCAGGTGTTTATCGGACACAGAGGATACGCAGAGAAGTATCCGGAGAACTCAGCCATCGCGCTGAAGAAGGCGATGAAGGTCGGGTTCAGAGGTGTCGCTTTTGATCTGATCCCCACCAGGCCAGACAGCAGCGGCCGATTTGACTTTGCGGTGTCTCACGATGATTCTCTAAAGAAGATGACGTCTCGGAAAGGGCTCATCAGAGAGACACTGGCGCAGGACATTCGCAGGACGAAGATCACGAAGGGGCGCGGTGCCAGGAAATCCAGGCAGAAGATGATTCTGCTGGCTGACGCAGTAGACCTCACAAAGAAATACGGCGGGATCGCTCAAATCGAGATGAAAGGGAACTGGACCTCTGTTCAGACGGACAGACTGGCCGCAGCGCTGAAATCCCGCAAGGTTCCTGCCACCTGGCAGATCGAAGCTGTGGACGAGGGAACGCTGACACGGTTCGCAGAGAGCCAGGCGAAGGTGGGGTTGGATCTGGAGTTGAATCTGGTGGTCCAGAAGGCCATGGATGCCATGGGAAAGATCGAGAGGGCCAAAACCAGCGGGTTCGATAACATCCATATCAACAGCAGAATCGTCAACCAGCAGGTAGTGGACCGTTGCCGGGAGGAGAATATCGGCATCGGCGCGTACGCTGGAATGCACAGCGACGCAAACAAGACGGCAAAGGACCTAGAAATGTTCCGACTGGATTGGATCTGTGTGTCGGACATTCCATGGGCATAA
- the cdaA gene encoding diadenylate cyclase CdaA, with product MNIESMITNLISDIRINDILDILITTFVIYKILEFIKETRAQQLLKGLLVLVATYFISDFLDLQVIHWFLGATFTVGLFALVVIFQPELRRGLEVIGRSKLTKGMIRQVEEDDARSIIQEIVEAVGQFSATKTGALIIFEREISLQDIIEKGTLINGRISAQLLGNLFYEGSPLHDGAVIIRGSKVCAAGCVLPLSENPELNKSLGTRHRAGIGITENSDAVALIVSEETGIISVARDARITRFMERRNVEKMLTELYMNDLPRLSGPFGRIGKRLGKRGKHATK from the coding sequence ATGAACATAGAATCAATGATAACCAATCTCATATCGGACATTCGGATCAACGATATTCTGGATATCCTGATCACCACCTTTGTGATCTACAAGATCCTGGAGTTTATCAAGGAAACCAGGGCGCAGCAGCTTCTGAAAGGGCTTCTTGTATTGGTGGCAACCTATTTTATCTCGGATTTTCTGGATCTGCAGGTGATCCACTGGTTCCTCGGTGCGACCTTTACGGTAGGTCTGTTCGCTCTGGTCGTGATCTTTCAACCGGAGCTGCGCAGGGGCCTGGAGGTCATCGGCCGCAGCAAACTGACCAAGGGCATGATCAGGCAAGTCGAGGAGGACGATGCAAGGAGTATTATCCAGGAGATCGTAGAGGCGGTAGGACAATTTTCTGCCACCAAGACCGGTGCGCTGATCATCTTTGAGAGGGAGATCTCCTTGCAGGATATCATAGAGAAAGGCACCCTGATCAATGGAAGAATCTCCGCGCAGCTTCTTGGGAACCTTTTCTATGAAGGGTCACCGCTACACGATGGTGCCGTCATCATCCGGGGATCCAAGGTCTGTGCTGCAGGTTGTGTCCTGCCTTTGTCAGAGAATCCGGAATTGAACAAGAGCCTTGGAACAAGACACCGAGCGGGCATAGGGATCACGGAAAATTCCGATGCGGTCGCGTTGATCGTCAGCGAGGAGACCGGCATTATTTCTGTTGCGCGGGATGCCCGTATCACCCGTTTTATGGAGCGGCGTAACGTAGAGAAGATGTTGACTGAACTCTACATGAACGATCTGCCACGTCTTTCCGGTCCATTCGGCAGGATAGGAAAGCGTTTGGGAAAGAGAGGCAAACATGCTACAAAGTAA